A section of the Delphinus delphis chromosome 1, mDelDel1.2, whole genome shotgun sequence genome encodes:
- the LOC132436050 gene encoding uncharacterized protein, whose amino-acid sequence MRDFPLAAGGTHPENAGAARGQDPLPQRRKTKRKKACRWPALRDSPNKQWATATVLSSCFCCSPRGTR is encoded by the coding sequence ATGCGAGATTTTCCTTTGGCAGCAGGAGGCACACACCCAGAGAATGCTGGAGCCGCAAGGGGACAGGACCCACTTCCACAgcggagaaaaacaaagaggaaaaaggcGTGCAGGTGGCCAGCGCTAAGGGACTCACCCAACAAGCAGTGGGCCACTGCCACTGTCCTCAGCAGCTGTTTCTGCTGCAGCCCGAGAGGAACTCGGTGA
- the BCL9 gene encoding B-cell CLL/lymphoma 9 protein — MHSSNPKVRNSPSGNTQSSPKSKQEVMVRPPTVMSPSGNPQLDSKFSNQGKQGGSASQSQPSPCDSKSGGHTPKALPGPGGSMGLKNGAGNGAKGKGKRERSISADSFDQRDPGTPNDDSDMKECNSADHIKSQDSQHTPHSMTPSNATVPRSSTPSHGQTTAPEPTPAQKTPAKVVYVFSTEMANKAAEAVLKGQVETIVSFHIQNISNSKTERSTAPLNTQISALRNDPKPLPQQPPTPANQDQTSSQNTRLQPTPPIPAPAPKPAAPPRPLDRDSPGVENKLIPSVGSPASSTPLPPDGTGPNSTPNNRAVTPVSQGSSSSSADPKGPPPPPVSSGEPPPLGENPDGLSQEQLEHRERSLQTLRDIQRMLFPDEKEFPGGQSGGPQQNTGVLDGPQKKPEGPIQAMMAQSQSLGKGPGPRTDVGAPFGPQGHRDVPFSPDEMVPPSMNSQSGPIGPDHLDHMTPEQIAWLKLQQEFYEEKRRKQEQVVVQQCSLQDMMVHQHGPRGVVRGPPPPYQMTPSEAWGPGGAEPFADGINMPHSLPPRAMAPHPNMPGSQMRLPGFAGMMNSEMEGPNVPNPASRPGLSGVSWPDDVPKIPDGRNFPPGQGVFSGPGRGERFPNPQGLSEEMFQQQLAEKQLGLPPGMSMEGIRPGMEMNRLIPGSQRHMEPGSNPIFPRIPVEGPLSPSRGDFPKGMPPQMGPGRELEFGMVPSGMKGDVSLNVNMGSNSQMIPQKMREAGVGPEEMMKLRAGGADMLPAQQKMVPLPFGEHPQQEYGMGPRPFLPMSQGPGSNSGLRNLREPIGPDQRTNSRLSHMPPLPLNPSSNPTSLNTAPSVQRGLGRKPVDLSVAGSQVHSPGINPLKSPTMRQVQSPMLGSPSGNLKSPQTPSQLAGMLAGPAAAASIKSPPVLGSAAASPVHLKSPSLPAPSPGWTSSPKPPLQSPGIPPNHKAPLTMASPAMLGSVESGGPPPPTASQSASVSIPGSLPSSTPYTMPPEPTLSQNPLSIMMSRMSKFAMPSSTPLYHDAIKTVASSDDDSPPARSPNLPSMNNMPGLGINTQNPRISGPNPVVPMPTLSPMGMTQPLSHSNQMPSPNAMGPTIPPHGVPMGPGLMSHNPIMGHGSQEPPMVPQGRMGFPQGFPPVQSPPQQVPFPHNGPSGGQGNFPGGMGFPGEGPLGRPSNLPQSSADAALCKPGGPGGPDSFAVLGNSMPSVFTDPDLQEVIRPGATGIPEFDLSRIIPSEKPSQTLQYFPRGEVPGRKQPQGPGPGFSHMQGMMGEQAPRMGLALPGMGGPGPVGTPDIPLGTAPSMPGHNPMRPPAFLQQGMMGPHHRMMSPAQSTMPGQPTLMSNPAAAVGMIPGKDRGPAGLYTHPGPVGSPGMMMSMQGMMGPQQNIMIPPQMRPRSMAADVGMGGFSQGPGNPGNMMF, encoded by the exons ATGCATTCCAGTAACCCTAAAGTGAGGAACTCTCCGTCAGGAAACACACAGAG TAGCCCTAAGTCAAAGCAGGAGGTGATGGTCCGTCCCCCTACAGTGATGTCCCCATCTGGAAACCCCCAGCTGGATTCCAAATTCTCCAATCAGGGTAAACAGGGGGGCTCAGCCAGCCAATCCCAGCCATCCCCCTGTGACTCCAAGAGTGGGGGCCATACCCCTAAAGCACTCCCTGGCCCAGGTGGGAGCATGGGGCTGAAGAATGGGGCTGGAAATGGTGCCAAGGGCAAGGGGAAAAGGGAGCGAAGTATTTCCGCCGACTCCTTTGATCAGAGAGATCCTGGGACTCCAAACGATGACTCTGACATGAAAG aatGTAATTCTGCTGACCACATAAAGTCCCAGGATTCCCAGCACACGCCACACTCGATGACCCCGTCAAATGCTACAGTCCCCAGGTCTTCCACCCCCTCCCATGGCCAGACTACTGCCCCAGAGCCCACACCTGCTCAGAAGACTCCCGCCAAAGTGGTGTATGTGTTTTCTACTGAGATGGCCAATAA AGCTGCAGAAGCTGTATTGAAGGGCCAGGTTGAAACTATTGTCTCTTTCCACATCCAGAACATCTCTAACAGCAAGACAGAGAGAAGCACAGCCCCTCTG AACACACAGATATCTGCCCTTCGGAATGATCCGAAACCTCTCCCACAACAGCCCCCCACTCCAGCCAACCAGGACCAGACTTCCTCCCAGAACACCAGACTGCAGCCAACTCCACCCATTCCGGCACCAGCACCCAAGCCTGCCGCCCCCCCGCGTCCCCTGGACCGGGATAGTCCTGgggtagaaaacaaactgattcCTTCTGTAGGCAGCCCTGCCAGCTCCACTCCACTGCCGCCAGACGGTACCGGGCCAAACTCGACGCCCAACAACCGAGCAGTGACTCCCGTTTCCCAGGGGAGCAGTAGCTCTTCAGCAGATCCCAAAGGCCCCCCACCTCCACCGGTGTCCAGTGGAGAGCCCCCCCCGCTGGGAGAGAACCCCGACGGACTGTCTCAGGAGCAGCTGGAGCACCGGGAGCGCTCCTTACAAACGCTCAGAGATATCCAGCGCATGCTTTTCCCTGATGAGAAAGAATTCCCGGGAGGACAGAGTGGGGGACCCCAGCAGAATACTGGGGTGTTAGATGGACCTCAGAAAAAACCAGAAGGGCCAATACAGGCCATGATGGCTCAATCCCAAAGCCTAGGTAAGGGACCTGGGCCCCGGACAGACGTGGGGGCTCCATTTGGCCCTCAGGGACACAGAGATGTGCCCTTTTCTCCGGATGAAATGGTTCCACCTTCCATGAACTCCCAGTCTGGGCCCATTGGACCCGACCACCTGGATCACATGACCCCTGAGCAGATAGCGTGGCTGAAACTGCAGCAGGAGTTCTatgaggagaagaggagaaagcaggAGCAAGTGGTCGTGCAGCAGTGCTCCCTCCAGGACATGATGGTCCATCAGCACGGGCCGCGGGGAGTGGTCCGAGGGCCTCCCCCTCCGTACCAGATGACCCCCAGTgaggcctgggggcctgggggtgCAGAGCCCTTTGCTGACGGTATCAACATGCCCCATTCTCTGCCCCCGAGGGCCATGGCTCCCCACCCCAACATGCCAGGTAGCCAGATGCGCCTCCCTGGATTTGCAGGAATGATGAACTCTGAAATGGAGGGGCCTAATGTCCCCAACCCAGCATCTAGACCAGGTCTTTCTGGAGTCAGCTGGCCAGACGATGTGCCAAAAATCCCAGACGGTCGAAACTTCCCGCCTGGCCAGGGCGTGTTCAGTGGTCCTGGCCGAGGGGAACGTTTCCCAAACCCCCAAGGATTGTCTGAAGAGATGTTTCAACAGCAGCTGGCAGAGAAACAGCTGGGTCTGCCCCCGGGGATGAGCATGGAAGGCATCAGGCCCGGCATGGAGATGAACAGGCTGATCCCTGGCTCCCAGCGACACATGGAGCCGGGGAGTAATCCCATCTTCCCTCGAATACCAGTAGAGGGCCCGCTGAGCCCTTCTAGGGGTGACTTTCCAAAAGGAATGCCCCCACAGATGGGCCCCGGTCGGGAACTCGAGTTTGGGATGGTTCCTAGTGGGATGAAGGGAGATGTCAGTCTAAATGTCAACATGGGATCCAACTCTCAGATGATACCTCAGAAGATgagagaggctggggtggggcccgAGGAGATGATGAAACTCCGCGCCGGCGGTGCAGACATGCTGCCTGCTCAGCAGAAGATGGTGCCCCTGCCCTTTGGCGAGCACCCTCAGCAAGAGTATGGCATGGGCCCCAGGCCGTTCCTCCCCATGTCTCAGGGTCCAGGCAGCAACAGTGGCTTGCGGAATCTCAGAGAACCAATTGGGCCCGACCAAAGGACTAACAGCCGGCTCAGTCATATGCCACCACTACCTCTCAACCCTTCTAGTAACCCCACTAGCCTCAACACCGCTCCTTCCGTTCAGCGCGGCCTGGGGCGGAAGCCCGTGGATCTCTCTGTGGCAGGCAGCCAGGTGCATTCCCCAGGCATTAACCCTCTGAAATCTCCCACGATGCGCCAAGTCCAGTCGCCAATGCTGGGCTCGCCCTCGGGGAACCTCAAGTCCCCCCAGACTCCATCGCAGCTGGCAGGCATGCTGgcgggcccagctgctgctgcttccatTAAGTCCCCCCCTGTCTTGGGGTCTGCTGCTGCTTCGCCTGTTCACCTCAAGTCTCCATCACTTCCCGCCCCGTCACCGGGATGGACCTCCTCTCCAAAACCTCCCCTTCAGAGCCCCGGGATCCCTCCAAACCATAAAGCACCCCTCACCATGGCCTCCCCAGCCATGCTGGGAAGTGTAGAGTCAG GTGGCCCCCCACCTCCTACAGCCAGCCAGTCTGCCTCTGTGAGTATCCCGGGAAGTCTTCCCTCTAGTACACCTTACACCATGCCTCCAGAGCCGACCCTTTCCCAGAACCCACTGTCTATTATGATGTCTCGAATGTCCAAGTTTGCAATGCCCAGTTCTACCCCGTTATACCACGATGCCATCAAGACCGTGGCCAGCTCAGATGACGACTCCCCTCCAGCTCGTTCTCCCAACTTGCCATCAATGAATAATATGCCAG gaCTGGGCATTAATACACAGAATCCTCGAATTTCAGGTCCAAACCCCGTGGTTCCAATGCCAACCCTCAGCCCAATGGGAATGACCCAGCCACTTTCTCACTCCAATCAGATGCCCTCTCCGAATGCCATGGGACCCACCATACCTCCTCATGGGGTCCCGATGGGGCCTGGCTTGATGTCACACAATCCTATCATGGGGCATGGGTCCCAGGAGCCTCCGATGGTACCTCAAGGACGGATGGGTTTCCCCCAGGGCTTCCCTCCAGTTCAATCTCCTCCACAGCAGGTTCCATTTCCTCACAATGGCCCCAGTGGGGGGCAGGGCAACTTCCCAGGAGGGATGGGTTTCCCAGGAGAAGGGCCCCTCGGCCGCCCCAGCAACCTGCCCCAAAGTTCAGCAGATGCAGCACTTTGCAAGCCTGGAGGCCCAGGGGGTCCTGACTCCTTCGCTGTCCTGGGGAACAGCATGCCTTCAGTGTTTACAGACCCAGATCTACAGGAGGTCATCCGACCTGGAGCCACCGGAATACCTGAGTTTGATCTGTCTCGCATTATTCCATCTGAGAAGCCTAGCCAGACACTGCAATATTTCCCTCGAGGGGAAGTCCCAGGCCGTAAACAGCCCCAGGGTCCTGGACCTGGGTTTTCGCACATGCAGGGGATGATGGGCGAACAAGCCCCCAGAATGGGACTAGCATTACCTGGCATGGGAGGTCCAGGGCCGGTGGGAACTCCGGACATCCCTCTTGGTACAGCTCCATCCATGCCAGGCCACAACCCAATGAGACCACCAGCCTTTCTCCAGCAAGGCATGATGGGACCTCACCATCGGATGATGTCACCAGCACAATCTACAATGCCCGGCCAGCCCACCCTGATGAGCAATCCAGCTGCTGCCGTGGGCATGATTCCTGGCAAGGATCGAGGGCCTGCCGGGCTCTACACCCACCCTGGGCCTGTGGGCTCTCCAGGCATGATGATGTCCATGCAGGGCATGATGGGACCCCAACAGAACATCATGATCCCCCCACAGATGAGGCCCCGGAGCATGGCCGCTGACGTGGGCATGGGTGGATTTAGCCAAGGACCTGGCAACCCAGGAAACATgatgttttaa